In Cotesia glomerata isolate CgM1 linkage group LG1, MPM_Cglom_v2.3, whole genome shotgun sequence, one genomic interval encodes:
- the LOC123267916 gene encoding uncharacterized protein LOC123267916 translates to MALIWYFSKEVLELKRKNTEDNKNIKKYKVQRINSLEDELSTTPSLFERLQSNIKSSKLPVSKVSAGPVVTNVEVIGNSMILDESQSLRNTQSKVSSSSNNREFQLIDYSKVNYDVSTIEPLDFSKANETVFSTTTADNNSTIEKSGTPATPEKITDEQSLLEETTGLQSTQEDITGAASTFSGETIMNDGIEVKRIEDIEAHDISIGALHTFMPNDCKLFFIIIINSN, encoded by the coding sequence atggctttaATATGGTACTTCTCAAAAGAAGTACTAGAgcttaaaagaaaaaatactgaagataataaaaatataaaaaaatataaagttcaAAGAATAAATAGTCTTGAAGATGAATTATCAACTACTCCATCTTTGTTTGAAAGACTTCAGTCAAACATAAAATCATCCAAATTGCCAGTTTCGAAAGTAAGTGCTGGTCCGGTTGTTACAAACGTTGAAGTGATTGGTAATTCTATGATTTTGGATGAGTCTCAATCATTACGCAATACTCAAAGCAAAGTGAGCTCTTCTTCGAACAATCGGGAATTTCAGTTGATTGACTATTCTAAAGTAAACTATGACGTGTCAACTATAGAACCACTTGATTTTTCAAAAGCCAATGAAACTGTATTTTCAACTACAACTGctgataataattcaacaaTTGAGAAATCTGGTACACCAGCTACTCCTGAAAAAATAACTGATGAACAATCTCTTCTTGAAGAAACAACTGGTTTACAATCTACACAAGAAGATATAACTGGCGCAGCATCTACTTTTTCTGGAGAAACAATTATGAATGATGGAATCGAAGTGAAGAGAATTGAAGATATTGAGGCGCATGATATTAGTATTGGAGCACTGCATACATTTATGCCTAAtgattgtaaattattttttataataataattaactcaaattga